In a genomic window of uncultured Flavobacterium sp.:
- a CDS encoding sulfite exporter TauE/SafE family protein, with product MEKELKINSYDVRTDASIKEKLWVIVPVILLVGLLSTLIFNHYAEFSWSGFVGGFNQEFLVFFGIGVFAQLVDGTLGMGYGATSTSFLLAYGVPPVVSSTAVHVSEMFTTGASALSHHKFGNINKKLTKHLLIPGVLGSITGAYLLSDVINGDIIKPFIAVYMIILAAVIIKKALSKTVVKKKTTKLGYLATFGGFMDSVGGGGWGPIVTSTLLGRGRNPRYTIGSVNAAEFAISFASGITFMLFGGIHGWQVIFGLIIGGVISAPLAAYLVNKIKRKPMMVAVGILIILLSLKTLSKLL from the coding sequence ATGGAAAAAGAATTAAAAATAAATAGTTATGATGTTAGAACAGATGCATCAATAAAAGAAAAGTTGTGGGTAATTGTACCTGTTATTTTATTAGTAGGTTTATTATCTACATTAATTTTTAATCACTACGCTGAGTTTTCATGGAGTGGGTTTGTTGGAGGTTTCAATCAGGAGTTCTTAGTATTTTTTGGGATTGGTGTTTTTGCTCAATTGGTTGATGGAACATTAGGAATGGGTTACGGAGCAACTTCAACGTCATTTTTATTGGCTTATGGAGTTCCGCCGGTTGTTAGCAGTACTGCGGTTCACGTTTCAGAAATGTTTACAACAGGAGCTTCGGCACTTTCTCATCATAAGTTTGGGAACATCAATAAAAAATTGACAAAACACTTATTAATTCCGGGTGTTTTAGGTTCGATTACAGGAGCTTATTTATTATCGGATGTAATTAACGGAGATATTATTAAGCCATTTATTGCAGTTTACATGATTATTTTGGCAGCTGTTATTATCAAAAAAGCGTTGTCTAAAACAGTTGTAAAAAAGAAAACCACAAAACTAGGATATTTAGCAACTTTTGGTGGTTTTATGGATTCGGTTGGCGGCGGTGGCTGGGGACCAATTGTAACTTCTACATTATTAGGAAGAGGCAGGAATCCAAGATATACAATAGGTTCTGTAAATGCAGCGGAGTTTGCAATTTCATTTGCAAGCGGAATCACATTCATGCTTTTTGGAGGAATCCACGGCTGGCAGGTTATTTTTGGGTTGATTATAGGAGGCGTAATTTCGGCACCTTTAGCGGCTTATTTGGTTAACAAAATCAAAAGAAAACCAATGATGGTTGCAGTTGGAATTTTAATTATATTATTGAGTTTAAAAACATTATCTAAATTATTGTAA
- a CDS encoding phosphoadenylyl-sulfate reductase, with amino-acid sequence MSATIIQSLLDKTKDFSLEETLAFLANEYPGKVIFSTSFGQEDQVITDFIAKSNQDITIFTLDTGRLFQETYDVFHKTLKKYNKPIEVYFPEATAVENLLKHKGPNSFYDSVENRKECCFIRKVVPLRKALAGNSVWITGLRAEQSENRNDLQLFEYDGGFEIIKFNPLLKWTLEEVETYLSENNVPQNALHKQGFVSIGCAPCTRAIFPGEDIRAGRWWWESSHKECGLHSAKKD; translated from the coding sequence ATGAGTGCGACGATTATACAATCATTATTAGATAAAACAAAAGATTTTTCACTGGAGGAAACATTGGCTTTTTTAGCAAATGAATATCCTGGAAAAGTAATTTTTTCAACTTCTTTTGGTCAGGAAGATCAGGTGATTACAGATTTTATTGCAAAAAGTAATCAGGATATCACCATTTTTACATTAGATACCGGAAGATTATTTCAGGAAACATACGATGTTTTTCATAAGACATTAAAAAAGTATAACAAACCAATTGAGGTTTATTTTCCGGAAGCGACAGCAGTCGAAAATTTATTGAAGCACAAAGGACCAAACAGCTTTTATGATTCGGTAGAAAATAGAAAGGAATGTTGTTTTATTCGAAAAGTAGTTCCGTTGAGAAAAGCTTTGGCAGGAAATTCAGTTTGGATTACAGGTTTAAGAGCTGAACAATCTGAGAATAGAAACGATTTACAATTGTTTGAATACGATGGAGGTTTCGAAATTATAAAGTTCAATCCGCTATTAAAGTGGACTTTAGAAGAAGTTGAAACTTATTTATCAGAAAATAATGTTCCTCAAAATGCTTTGCACAAACAAGGTTTCGTAAGTATAGGTTGCGCGCCATGTACAAGAGCGATTTTCCCAGGTGAAGATATCAGAGCCGGAAGATGGTGGTGGGAATCAAGTCATAAAGAGTGTGGCTTGCATAGCGCGAAGAAAGACTAG
- the cysD gene encoding sulfate adenylyltransferase subunit CysD encodes MSSSSVLKTNALESEAIYIFREVISQFDKPVLLFSGGKDSITLVRLAQKAFFPAKIPFPLLHVDTGHNFPETIAFRDKLVEELGLELIVRNVQDAIDEGKVVEETGKYSSRNSLQTITLLDAIEEFKFDACIGGARRDEEKARAKERIFSVRDDFGQWDEKNQRPELFDILNGKIENGQNVRVFPISNWTELDVWSYIEKEHIEIPSIYFSHKRKVFLRDGLIWSHSPFVYQEEDEQIEERIVRFRTVGDMSCTAAVESYAATIQEVVGEIRESTISERGARIDDKRSEAAMEKRKQQGYF; translated from the coding sequence ATGAGTTCAAGTTCAGTATTAAAAACAAACGCTTTAGAGAGTGAAGCGATATACATTTTCAGAGAAGTAATTTCACAATTTGACAAACCTGTTTTACTTTTTTCTGGAGGAAAAGATTCTATAACATTAGTGCGTTTGGCACAGAAAGCATTTTTTCCTGCTAAGATTCCGTTTCCTCTATTGCACGTTGATACAGGACACAATTTCCCTGAAACAATTGCTTTCAGAGACAAATTGGTAGAAGAATTAGGCTTGGAATTAATCGTTCGTAATGTTCAGGATGCTATTGATGAAGGAAAAGTAGTTGAAGAAACCGGAAAATATTCTAGTAGAAACAGCTTACAGACAATCACACTTTTAGATGCAATCGAAGAATTTAAGTTCGATGCTTGTATTGGTGGAGCGCGTCGTGATGAAGAGAAAGCAAGAGCTAAGGAACGTATTTTTTCAGTTCGTGATGATTTTGGTCAATGGGACGAGAAAAATCAAAGACCTGAGTTATTTGATATTTTGAATGGAAAAATAGAAAATGGACAAAACGTTCGTGTTTTCCCAATTTCAAACTGGACAGAATTAGATGTTTGGAGTTATATCGAAAAAGAACACATAGAAATTCCGTCTATTTATTTTTCACATAAAAGAAAAGTTTTTTTGAGAGACGGTTTAATCTGGTCGCATTCTCCTTTTGTGTATCAGGAAGAAGACGAACAAATCGAAGAAAGAATTGTTCGTTTTAGAACCGTTGGAGATATGAGTTGTACAGCCGCTGTTGAATCTTATGCAGCAACAATCCAGGAAGTAGTTGGAGAAATTAGAGAATCTACTATTTCAGAAAGAGGAGCCAGAATTGATGACAAACGTTCTGAAGCCGCAATGGAAAAGAGAAAACAACAAGGATATTTTTAA
- a CDS encoding GTP-binding protein codes for MEVLKIATAGSVDDGKSTLIGRLLYDTKSLTTDKIEAIEKSSKQKGYDYLDFSLATDGLVAEREQGITIDVAHIYFSTAKKSYIIADTPGHVEYTRNMVTGASTSQVSIILIDARKGVIEQTYRHFFINNLLRVKEVIVAINKMDLVDYSEEVFNKIKADFQALNAKSTFKEQNVSYIPLSAINGGNVVDQSKDMPWYTGQTVLEHLEGLHSHDVFETGKARFPVQTVIRPKTEEYHDFRGYAGKLYGNSIKVGDAVTVLPSLTESKVSKIHFFDKQYDEAVAGSSITIELENDINVTRGDMIVKSSELPKIEKEINTTVCWMDSKKLVPGTKYIVQHNTNSVLAKVESIKNTISTDYSGTKEASQLAINEIGEVSIKLSKPLYFDAYNDNKSNGAFILIDTATNTTAGVGFIR; via the coding sequence ATGGAAGTTTTAAAAATAGCAACAGCAGGAAGTGTAGATGACGGAAAAAGTACTTTGATCGGGAGATTATTGTACGATACAAAATCATTGACTACAGATAAAATCGAGGCAATCGAAAAAAGCAGTAAACAAAAAGGATATGATTATCTGGATTTCTCATTAGCAACAGATGGTTTGGTTGCCGAAAGAGAGCAAGGAATCACGATTGATGTTGCGCACATTTATTTTTCGACTGCAAAGAAAAGTTACATTATTGCCGATACTCCGGGTCACGTAGAATACACTAGAAACATGGTTACAGGAGCTTCGACTTCTCAGGTTTCTATTATTTTAATTGATGCAAGAAAAGGAGTAATTGAGCAAACATACCGTCACTTTTTTATCAATAATTTATTGAGAGTAAAAGAGGTAATTGTTGCGATTAACAAAATGGATTTAGTTGATTATTCTGAAGAAGTTTTCAATAAAATCAAAGCCGATTTTCAGGCATTAAACGCAAAAAGTACATTCAAGGAACAAAACGTAAGTTACATTCCGTTAAGTGCAATTAATGGCGGAAATGTAGTAGATCAATCAAAAGATATGCCTTGGTATACTGGTCAAACCGTTTTGGAACATTTAGAAGGATTGCATTCTCATGATGTTTTTGAAACAGGAAAAGCACGTTTTCCGGTTCAAACCGTAATTCGTCCAAAGACAGAAGAATATCATGATTTTAGAGGATACGCAGGGAAATTATACGGAAACTCTATTAAAGTTGGAGATGCTGTCACGGTTCTTCCTTCTTTAACGGAATCAAAAGTATCTAAAATTCACTTTTTCGATAAACAATATGATGAAGCCGTTGCAGGATCTTCGATTACAATCGAATTAGAAAACGACATCAATGTTACAAGAGGAGATATGATTGTAAAATCATCAGAACTTCCAAAAATTGAAAAAGAAATAAACACAACAGTTTGTTGGATGGACAGTAAAAAGCTGGTTCCAGGAACAAAATATATCGTTCAGCACAATACAAACTCCGTTTTAGCAAAAGTAGAAAGTATCAAAAATACAATCTCAACTGACTATTCAGGAACAAAAGAAGCGTCACAATTAGCGATAAACGAAATTGGAGAAGTAAGCATTAAATTAAGTAAACCATTATATTTTGATGCCTACAACGATAATAAATCAAACGGCGCTTTTATCTTAATTGATACAGCAACGAACACAACAGCAGGAGTAGGATTCATTCGCTAG